The DNA sequence TTCTGTGGAAATACTTTTCCAAAAGTGCAAAAAATAGAGCCCTGTGCAAGCTTTGTTCCACCACCCTGTTATATTTGCGGAGCACCgttacaaaaaaatgaaaaatcggaGCAATGATCTGAAAGATTCAAATATTCACTTCAAAGTACATTCGAAATTGCGagcttcaatttttcaaataatcgcaatcgaaaagtttcgaatattaGAATAATCGCAGGCGATTCGATAATCGTCCATCCCTAGCTCAAACATAGCCATTTCAAAAATCTGTACAAACCCTAAAAATTCAGCCTGCATATCAGATGGCCCCTAAAATTGTAGGCTTAAGTATAGAGAGGAAACAAAAGCTTTCTCCGGCGTCACCAATCAGTAAACACTGTTACTAAATGACTAAtatgaatattctgaaaaattcactttgtaGCCTCATTCATTTCGAAATTGTGACAGAGAAAGTTTGATTTATATGGATTATTCAAGAACACCAAGAAAGGAACTTTATAAAAAGATTTTAAACAGTCATACAGAAAATTAGCCGAGGCTAAGTAAGTCCTTTGGTTTTCTGTGCAGGGtccagtggcgtagctaggaatttTTGAAGAGGGTGGGGATCTATTTACATTGTTTAGGGTACATTTcagataatattttatgtctgccctccaaaagtaaaaaaaaggtacaaataaccaggctggggggggggggggggcagaccTCTTGGATCCCCCTTGTCAACGCCGTTGACAGGGTCTTTATGTGAATCAACGAGGGGACAAAATGCTGAGGAAGTGAAATGAGAGGTGAATATTGTGAACCTAACAAATCAGAACTTCTAGGTCCAGGGCATTATAGCAAGTTACATGATTTAAGATAAACTGAGATCAGAGAGTTCTCTGCATTTAATTTGACCTACTTACATTTCACTGCAGTTTTGATTAAAAGGGAATTAACACATTACATCTAATTGGAACCATTCAGGCTCTAATCGAACCTTCCTTTAAAGATGCACGGATATCAAGAAATTCAATGAAACCGTTTAGCGCTGAGCGAAGATGAACTGGTTTAGGATCTATCAACTAAGGTCTGATTTCAGCACTATCACTTCAAAACTATTTACATGTCGGTAGATTCAGAACTTGCAAATAATATGAACAGCAGAATAACATTCAACAGTTATATTATGCGACTTAGTCATGACTCACAAATGGGAAGACTACACTATAGAACGCCCCTTCATTATCAATTAAAAATACTGTTTAAGGTGCGATTACAAGCAAGAAGGTACATGGAAGTTCATGCTGGGGTAGAACGGAGTGAGGTATGATACCGATATCGAGCTCTGGTATTAACTTGAGATCTTCTCATCTCAATGTTGGTGTGATTGCGAGTGGCAGCGAAGGTCAAGTTTGACAGACCGTGGAAAATGTATTTCTTCAGCCATGAATGCTGTGGCGGAGTGTTGAGGCCACATAAAATTTTGCTCTGGCAGGGCGTCAAACCCTGATGGATTCACATGGACAAGAGGAATTAGCACAGCATGCAATGCACTAAAATGTGGTGTCAAGGGGGATTCAAGAATGATCTGTTGGCTAGCTCTGAGGAGGGTTATGAGGTacctaacaattttttttagaaagctCCAACTATCTGAAAGTAGAATGGATCTGAGCTACAGATAATAATATGTGAGTAAGGAGGAGGTGATTGTAAGTAAGAAATCAAACATACCTTTTGCCGGTAAAATACTAAAAATGGCGAGACCGCCCTGAGTCACTCCTTTTAATGCGTCACTCTCAACAACACAAAATTGTTAACGTTGATAAAACGAAACCCCCACAAAACTAATGAGTAGAAGAAAACAGAAGTAAAAGTAATGTCACTGTCCAGATGATAAATTACTCACATTTATACCAATTTCCAAACACTTTAACCGATTTCTTGACGACCGCACGGGCTCCTGACATTAAACTTTAGCACTTTAGGTTGCAAACTGACTGGATTTCTTCGAAAAGAGGGGTTCTCACGACGGGAAACACGATGAGGAGGGGGAAAGTTGCGGTAGATTTTGCACATACCGCGGTAGATAACAAAGTCACTGttatttggtgatttttcgtgCTGAATTTCGGTTGCATCGATGATCCACGTGAGGATTTTGTTATTGTTTGAGGTTAGGCATGGTTTAATCTGGAAGCCCATGCTTTTAAACCGATTTCACTTGACTCATTGATCCCAATTTTGTCTAACTTGTCCTCTCAAAATGTCTAGGAAACTTCGGAAATTACAAGGTATTTGCTCAACATTTATTCCGTCTTTTCAACTTTTGTAAGAATCTAATGGTTACATTTTATATTCCGTGAAGGTGCAGATCGCCCCTCGTCTCTCACAGGCTTTGGAGGAATACTTCCTCCCTTTCCAAAGTATTTCCAAGTTTTCAATTGCTGGACTTTCACAGAGATTCTTTGAGCATCTGGGAATCTCTAGAGTCCTCTCCCTCCAAGAATGATTCAGTGCGCAAGAATTAGACAACTCTAATACAGTCCACTATGTCTCCGTCTATGCTGTACCCAAGGTACTACCCCAATTAACGGAAGAAGTCATGTATGACAGTAGCATCggaatttgtaaatattaattgtGCATCCAATGGTAGTCAAATCTAGTTTCAAACGCAGGAACCTAcagaattcaatttttgtgcACTTCATTTCAGTATTTCAAGATCGTTTAGGAAAGATGTAGGATGGGAGCATTCTGAGCTTGAATTTCCACATCATCTTCTCCTTTGACTTAATTGTTGCAGCAAGaggtttttttagaattttttcaactAATGATTACTCTTGTAGATTTTCAGATTCTGTAGGCTAATGTTACTCTGAAGATTTCATTCCAACTTCCCACCAAATTTGCGCTGCTAACTGTTTAGAAAGGTGGACTGAAAGTTAATATGGATGACAGATTCAAGTATCTGTTCCACTTTTCATAGGACAAAAGATTGAGAAAGGTTAGACAAAAAGTTTGACCATCGGAATTAACGTTTCCTTAGCTGCAGCCAAAAATTTTCGGGAGGTGATGGTATGAAAGCATTAAAAGCGATCCTACCACTTTAGTACTATCGCTTTAAATATTGTACTCAACGTGTAAAATGAAGACAGATAATAGTTTTAAATGCTAGCACAAATGTTTCACCccttttttttgtcttctttcagAATACAAGTTCACTGAGGTAAAGAAAAAAGGCAAAGAACTGAAAAGTAAATTAATCAATGAAATACGGAATGCATTGAACGATTATgaacatatttttctctttaatctAATCAATATGAGGAGTAACAAAGTCAAAGAGCTGAGGaatcactggaagaaaaacagcaGGCAAGTCAATGCTTTTTCACAACTACTTTTTAACGAATAAACTTAAGAAAATAAGCATTTATAATTTCCTATTTTCTAGAAATGTGCCCTCTTAAACTCATTTTTGTGAATGGGCTTAGAGCCTGATCATGGAGTACTAAATTAATCTGACcttgtttctttgaaaattgctcTGGTGTAGGGTAACAGAAAAACTTACATAAAACTAGTGCCTGAGTAATGCGGATGAAGTTGAAGAATTTTCTCAGTACTGCTGCctgactgttgaaatttttttttgtcgggaCAAcatggatgacataggttaaaaggtggagctatgttcggctatgtcttatcactgctttgtcgtgcctatgtcgggttgaactgacgacaagctaacggcacctcttaagtttccgacagtatgtcgtccattccacctgacaaaaggcacgacaaagcagcgaaaagacatagccgaccaatcacgctccgccttttaatcTATGTTATCTATGTCGTCCccacaaacaaaaaatttcaacaatcagactgCTGAGCTTAAAAGATGGCCATGTGGCAAATTTATACTCAAGAGCAACGTCTGTTTGGACAAGttataaaaaaacataaattttgaAAGGTCCGGTATGAAATACTTAAGTCTtggaaaaagatgaagaaaaagccTCGGAGGCATGCAACTTTTATGAATAATATATCATATCATGGGTCTATAAAATCACAGTTCAATTCTGCATATTTCAGTCCATTCCTCTTGAATTACTTTGTTCTACTTTCCAAAGCAGCCTTTATTTGAATAGAAGTAGAGTTTAGTTTAATTCAAATGATCTCGCACTAAATGCATGAAAAATCACATGGTTGACTGTGAGttcaattgtttaatttttgcaaaatgaaacaaCAAGAAAATACTTCAGGGCTCTCCTACTAAATGACATTTATCATGATTCAATCGATgtattttttcaggtttttctttGGCAAAAGCAGGGTAATGGCTGTTGCACTGGGTCGCACAGCAGAGGCAGAATCACtagaaaatatccataaaataGGAAAACGCATCAAGCCACACTGCGGCCTAATGTTTACAAATGAGTCCAAGGAAAAAGTTATTGAGTTAGTAtacatttttacttaaaaaaagcaCCTCAGTCTTATCAACTTTCTAGATGGACCACTATAATCGAATTCATCTGTGAATCcataaaagtgaaaaatagtTTTGGAAATAATTCTAGGGATACAGCCAGACCATGGAGTTTTTCAATTAATGACCATTAACTGGAAAACTCCCTGGTCCGGCTATATCcctaaaatttatttccaatATTAAAAATACCACGCAATATGCAGCGCAACTTATTTGAAAAATAGTTGTTTGGATGAGTTTGGTTCACAAGTACTTCCATGTTATTTTGACATTGGGCCAAGCCACATCAATCTAGGAGTTGAGTTCATGAGCATCAATCCTCCAGGAACTTTAccaaaccaccccccccccccccaactccttctaggtaaaaatttcaacaattttgtcaaatggaggAAGGTGAAGGTTCCTAATGACAATTGATCTGTTGCAAATAAGAAATACAGTCAACTGAATACTTTTTTTACGGGAAAATTCGCTTGAGAATCATGTTGGGCACATCAAAACAGCGTGAAATCCATTCCTTAGTGCGCCATCTGTGTAGTTTGTGAcatgctttttcaaatttactgcaTATGCAGGCAGTCCTTGGTGGCTGGCAGTCGGGTTTGCTGGAAAAGAGACTTAACCTAAATAAACACACAATCTTGAAAACTGTTATAAACCCTCCTCCTGAaagatttcaattgattgaaagcttttgtttttgcaaaacaaagaaaaaaaaaaggaaacaaacgctTGAATACAAATAAAATCATACGATAGAGAAAGTTGGTTAATCGCTTGTTTACTATGGGTAGTACTTTCTCACTCCTCTGCTGGTGCAAACCTGGTTAgcggtgactgagaaaaactgcctgCAGATGCGGGacacttgaaaaagcgtgtttcGAATTATGCATGTTACGCGCTAAGGAgcagatttcagacttttttgatgtgcccaaTGTGATTCTTGAGCGCATTTATCCTTACAAAGAGGATACAGTTAGCTGTTTCTCTCATGTGCAAGAGACCCATTGGCAGCGCACAAAATAATCCTCCCTGCCACCCctttgaaggaattttctgAAGGCTGCTTTGAGTTTTGATGTTGAAAGTTGTTGTTCTGAACTTTCCCCTCTCTTCACATGTCAAGCAACTTTGTAGCTAGCCAATGAAGGCTTCTTTATCCTTGCTAAAGCCAAGAATCATCATAAATCTGTGCATCAATAAATTGTCTTACTTCTTTTtgaatacaagaaaaaaaaaatcaacgcaaCTATTCTgcactttttaaacttttacaagCCAGAATTTCCTCACAAACTCGCCTACTTCCTCAAGCCATGTGAGAGCCGAGTCGCATGCACTTAACATTTTCTGCACCCTTGTATTCATAGCTCTTCCATTTCTATTGTTCAGCTAAATTTCTTAAAGTTATGGATGACTGTATCAAAATTATGGAGACTACATCAAGCAGCCTAATCACTAATTCAGATATGAAGTTGGCCCAAATTCTCCCATaagatattattattttttttttgctctctaGTTTCTGTGTAATTCATTTCTGATCTTGTGTAATCAATGCTGGATCTCTCTAATTTCAGTTGGTTTAAACGTTACAACATGTCAGAGTATCCAAAAGCTGGATTTATCCCTTCTTCTACTCTAACTTTACCCGCCGGAGATATCCCAACCCTAGGAGCCTCTCAAGAACCTTATTTACGAGTCAAATTAGGCCTACCAACACTTCTAAAGAATGGTGTAATTCATCTACTAAGTGATTATACCCTTTGCAAGAAAGACAAGCCAGTCAGTCCGGAACAAGCAAAATTGTTGgtgagttgtttttttttaaatggtaaaGTTTCCACTTTCACCAATTTTCTGTGGGTTAAGCTGTGAAAATATCTCCACCATGCTTGCTTTCTTAAATGCTTCTTAATAGAGAAGGCCGAAAATAGAAATGTCGATATTTTGGAAAGAAAGTAATCGATACTTTGGTAAGAATTCGTAATGGTACTCTTAATGGGTATCAATAATCGAACCTTAGTACTGATTTGTCAATATCGCTCATACATAAGTTGATTGCATGAGGAATAAAAATTTAtgtgaagagagaaaaaaaaagataaagaaaaatgagaaataaaaaagtataaatcCTCGCCGGTTTACTGCAAGTTGATGAGCGGTTTAAAAACTTTCATGATTTAAATTCTGGTGAAATGTTGGTGGGAAAAAATGGTTTAGTGTTGTtaataatttaaaacaatttttggagTTTTCAAGACGAAAGAGGCCGAAGATAAACCTTCAAAATCTCCACCTCCATAGAATCTTCTCTCTTTGGCTTCTCCTTAATTAGACCAAAGGAGAATGCAGGTAAAGTGTCATGTTGACTGCATTTGACAGAAAAGAAACgtcaaattttggggaaaaaacgcACTAGAGTGGTTTTGAGCATTGTAAGCAGCACATTTTCTCCTGTTAAGAATTATGATCGAGAAAGAATATTTTCACTGTAC is a window from the Bemisia tabaci chromosome 5, PGI_BMITA_v3 genome containing:
- the RpLP0-like gene encoding mRNA turnover protein 4 homolog; the encoded protein is MSRKLRKLQEYKFTEVKKKGKELKSKLINEIRNALNDYEHIFLFNLINMRSNKVKELRNHWKKNSRFFFGKSRVMAVALGRTAEAESLENIHKIGKRIKPHCGLMFTNESKEKVIDWFKRYNMSEYPKAGFIPSSTLTLPAGDIPTLGASQEPYLRVKLGLPTLLKNGVIHLLSDYTLCKKDKPVSPEQAKLLKLLGHKIATFKINLKYVWSRDGSVECLYDKENASKLIRSQISDSNEQESDDEEAMELVITSDVDEEDDNEEDDDSDNDEEDENDDD